From Verrucomicrobia bacterium S94, the proteins below share one genomic window:
- a CDS encoding 50S ribosomal protein L2 — MPLKAHKPYTPSRRHMVLSDFAEVTKSSPERSLIKAKKQKAGRNSAGRISVRHRGGGHKRRYRVIDFKRDKFGIPAKVAGIEYDPNRSARIALLHYADGEKRYIIAPAKLEVGSTVMSGPDAEPSIGNALPLGKIPVGMAVHNIELVAGKGGQLVRSAGTSAQLMSREDDWANVKMPSGEIRMIRTNCYATIGRVGNVEHDNIVMGKAGRKRWLGIRPTVRGVAMNPVDHPMGGGEGRTSGGGHPKSPWGLLAKGKRTRNKHKQTDKYILERRKK; from the coding sequence ATGCCTTTAAAAGCACACAAACCGTACACACCGAGCCGCCGGCACATGGTGTTGTCGGATTTTGCCGAGGTCACAAAGAGCAGCCCGGAGCGCTCGTTGATCAAAGCGAAAAAACAGAAAGCCGGCCGTAACAGTGCGGGACGTATCTCGGTACGTCACCGCGGAGGCGGTCATAAACGCCGCTATCGTGTAATCGACTTCAAACGCGACAAGTTCGGTATTCCGGCTAAAGTTGCGGGAATCGAATACGATCCGAACCGTTCTGCACGTATTGCATTGCTGCATTATGCGGACGGCGAAAAACGTTATATCATTGCTCCGGCAAAACTTGAAGTCGGTTCAACGGTGATGTCCGGCCCGGATGCGGAACCTTCAATCGGAAACGCACTGCCGCTGGGAAAAATTCCGGTGGGTATGGCGGTTCACAATATTGAGCTGGTAGCCGGTAAGGGCGGTCAGCTGGTTCGTTCTGCCGGAACGTCTGCTCAGCTGATGTCCCGTGAGGATGACTGGGCCAATGTGAAAATGCCGTCCGGTGAAATCCGCATGATCCGCACCAATTGTTATGCGACAATCGGTCGTGTCGGCAATGTGGAACACGATAACATTGTGATGGGTAAAGCCGGTCGTAAGCGCTGGCTGGGCATTCGTCCGACTGTACGCGGTGTTGCGATGAACCCGGTTGACCATCCGATGGGTGGTGGTGAAGGCCGTACTTCCGGTGGTGGTCATCCGAAGTCCCCGTGGGGTCTGCTGGCTAAGGGTAAACGTACTCGTAATAAGCACAAACAGACCGATAAATACATTCTTGAGCGGAGGAAGAAATAA
- a CDS encoding 50S ribosomal protein L29 gives MKVNEIKEMTVAELDAQLEEIKKEQFNLKLQQVSGQLENPARMKELRRTVARIKTIQNQKKVEG, from the coding sequence ATGAAGGTAAACGAAATTAAAGAAATGACGGTTGCGGAGCTGGATGCTCAGCTGGAGGAAATCAAAAAGGAGCAGTTTAATCTGAAACTGCAGCAGGTTTCCGGTCAGCTGGAGAATCCGGCACGCATGAAAGAGCTGCGTCGTACGGTTGCCCGTATCAAGACCATCCAGAACCAGAAGAAAGTTGAAGGGTAA
- a CDS encoding 30S ribosomal protein S8: protein MVLTDPIADMLTRIRNANMAEKMQVAMPHSKMKSEIARILKAEGFIKDYTMENENGKPVLNVFLKYTIEREPVIQGLRRISKPSCRKYVGAEEVPRVLGGIGIAILSTSSGVMTDTDAREKKIGGEVLCYVW from the coding sequence ATGGTACTTACAGATCCAATCGCCGATATGTTGACCCGTATTCGCAACGCGAACATGGCTGAAAAAATGCAGGTTGCAATGCCGCATTCCAAAATGAAAAGCGAGATTGCACGAATCCTGAAAGCCGAAGGGTTCATCAAGGATTACACAATGGAAAACGAAAACGGGAAACCGGTTCTCAATGTTTTCCTGAAATACACGATCGAGCGCGAGCCGGTTATTCAGGGGCTTCGCCGTATCAGTAAGCCGAGCTGCCGCAAGTATGTCGGTGCTGAAGAGGTTCCGCGTGTTCTGGGCGGAATCGGTATTGCGATTCTCAGCACTTCGTCCGGTGTCATGACCGACACCGATGCGCGAGAAAAGAAAATCGGGGGCGAAGTCCTCTGCTACGTCTGGTAG
- a CDS encoding 30S ribosomal protein S17: MESKERNLRKKREGRVVSKSGDKTVVVLIERRVRHPLYEKEIRVSKKVHVHDEENKAGVGDVVRVMETRPLSKLKRWRLVEVVSVAAK, from the coding sequence ATGGAAAGCAAAGAAAGAAATCTGCGTAAAAAACGCGAAGGTCGCGTTGTCAGCAAGTCCGGCGACAAGACCGTTGTTGTTCTGATTGAACGCCGTGTCCGCCACCCGCTTTACGAAAAGGAAATCCGGGTGTCTAAGAAGGTTCACGTACACGATGAAGAAAATAAAGCCGGTGTCGGCGATGTAGTGCGTGTGATGGAAACCCGTCCGCTGAGCAAGTTGAAGCGCTGGCGTCTGGTGGAAGTTGTTTCCGTAGCCGCTAAATGA
- a CDS encoding 50S ribosomal protein L5, which translates to MTPTLKTKYQDAVAPKLMETQGYTSKMQVPALKKIVLNLCVSLNYDRDTLTALADDLGKITGQKAVITKAKKSVSNFKLREGMPIGARVTLRGDRMYEFMDRLVNVALPRIRDFRGIPANSFDGSGNYSMGLQEQTVFPEIDPDKVKHTHGMDITFVTSATEDSEAKELLSLMGMPFKTGNE; encoded by the coding sequence ATGACCCCAACACTGAAAACTAAATATCAAGATGCGGTAGCACCTAAGTTAATGGAAACGCAGGGCTACACTAGCAAAATGCAGGTTCCCGCACTTAAGAAGATTGTACTGAACCTCTGTGTATCGCTGAATTATGATCGCGATACGCTGACCGCTCTTGCCGATGATCTCGGTAAGATCACGGGTCAGAAGGCCGTTATCACCAAGGCCAAGAAGTCCGTTTCAAACTTCAAGCTGCGTGAAGGAATGCCGATCGGCGCACGGGTGACCCTGCGTGGTGATCGGATGTATGAATTTATGGATCGTCTCGTTAATGTTGCGCTTCCGCGTATCCGCGACTTCCGTGGTATTCCGGCTAATTCCTTTGATGGATCCGGCAACTATTCCATGGGACTCCAGGAGCAGACTGTATTTCCGGAAATCGATCCGGATAAAGTCAAGCACACGCATGGTATGGACATCACCTTCGTGACTTCCGCTACAGAAGACAGCGAAGCCAAAGAGCTGTTGTCCCTGATGGGTATGCCGTTCAAAACGGGCAACGAATAA
- a CDS encoding 50S ribosomal protein L24 yields the protein MSKAKIKKGDTVKVIAGDDKGKEGKVLEVSPESGRVLVEGVNLVKKAMRQSEENPQGGIVEREAPIAISNVKVSA from the coding sequence ATGAGCAAAGCCAAAATCAAAAAAGGCGACACCGTAAAAGTGATCGCTGGAGATGATAAGGGTAAGGAAGGTAAAGTCCTGGAGGTCTCGCCGGAATCCGGTCGTGTTCTCGTTGAGGGAGTTAACCTTGTAAAGAAAGCTATGCGGCAGAGCGAGGAAAACCCGCAGGGCGGGATTGTCGAACGGGAAGCCCCGATCGCGATTTCCAACGTGAAGGTTTCCGCTTAA
- a CDS encoding 50S ribosomal protein L16, which translates to MPLMPKRVKYRKVQRGSRRGLAQKGNALAYGEYGLQSLERGWITATQIEACRVAATRAMKRKGKLWIRIFPDKPITKKPLEVRMGKGKGGVDQWVAVIKPGTMLFELDGVPESLAKECLRLAATKLPVRARFVQRHAHD; encoded by the coding sequence ATGCCTTTGATGCCAAAGAGAGTTAAATATCGTAAGGTTCAGCGCGGTTCGCGTAGGGGCCTTGCGCAGAAGGGTAACGCACTTGCATATGGCGAGTATGGCCTGCAGTCGCTGGAACGCGGTTGGATTACTGCCACGCAGATCGAAGCGTGCCGTGTTGCCGCAACGCGTGCCATGAAACGTAAGGGTAAACTGTGGATCCGCATTTTCCCTGATAAACCAATTACCAAAAAGCCGTTGGAAGTACGTATGGGTAAAGGTAAAGGTGGCGTTGACCAGTGGGTTGCAGTCATCAAACCGGGAACCATGCTTTTCGAACTGGACGGTGTTCCGGAATCGCTGGCGAAAGAGTGTCTGCGTCTTGCTGCCACCAAGCTGCCGGTCCGTGCGCGTTTTGTTCAGCGGCATGCTCACGATTAA
- a CDS encoding 50S ribosomal protein L23, giving the protein MKNSADIIKKVLLSEKGMILSEEQNKYMFSVAMDANKVEIKRAVEELFNVRVMAVNTMRRKGKKKRLRTARYGMTAASKRAVVTLHADDSINLI; this is encoded by the coding sequence ATGAAGAATTCAGCCGATATCATTAAAAAAGTTTTGTTGAGCGAAAAGGGCATGATCCTCTCGGAGGAGCAGAACAAGTATATGTTCAGTGTTGCCATGGACGCCAACAAGGTGGAAATCAAACGAGCTGTTGAAGAGCTCTTCAATGTCCGTGTTATGGCCGTCAATACGATGCGCCGAAAAGGCAAGAAGAAGCGCCTTCGTACCGCTCGCTACGGAATGACTGCAGCATCGAAACGTGCTGTGGTCACATTGCATGCTGACGACAGCATTAACCTGATCTAA
- a CDS encoding 30S ribosomal protein S3, with protein MGQKVNPIGLRLALTKDWRSRWYADKRDFGAMLKEDVEIRKLVSERLKDAAVSDIYVERYANRIRVTIKTARPGLVIGRKGEDIDKLREVLSKITKKEVYVEIAEVKKPDLDATLVAANVAMQLERRVSHRRAMKRAIQMAMDNGALGIKILAAGRLNGAEIARSESYKEGKIPLHTLRANIDYGVAEANTVAGIIGIKVWICKESEKKA; from the coding sequence TTGGGACAGAAAGTAAATCCTATCGGACTGAGACTCGCGCTGACGAAAGACTGGCGTTCCCGCTGGTATGCCGACAAGCGTGATTTCGGTGCCATGCTCAAAGAAGATGTGGAAATCCGCAAGCTCGTTTCTGAACGGCTGAAAGACGCGGCAGTTTCCGACATCTACGTTGAGCGTTATGCAAACCGTATTCGTGTAACGATTAAAACCGCCCGTCCGGGGCTGGTAATCGGTCGAAAAGGTGAGGACATCGATAAACTTCGGGAAGTGCTTTCCAAAATCACCAAGAAAGAGGTGTATGTGGAAATCGCAGAAGTGAAGAAGCCGGATCTGGACGCGACACTGGTTGCCGCCAATGTTGCGATGCAGCTGGAACGTCGTGTTTCGCATCGTCGTGCCATGAAACGTGCGATTCAGATGGCGATGGATAACGGTGCCCTGGGCATCAAAATCCTGGCCGCCGGTCGCCTGAACGGAGCGGAAATTGCACGTTCGGAAAGCTATAAAGAAGGTAAGATTCCGCTGCACACCCTGCGCGCCAACATCGACTACGGCGTTGCAGAAGCCAACACAGTTGCCGGTATTATCGGCATCAAGGTCTGGATCTGCAAGGAATCCGAAAAGAAAGCCTAG
- a CDS encoding 50S ribosomal protein L22 has translation MEVSATTKYIRMSPTKARDLANEIKGLSVADALRITEFNARKAAVQIGKTLKSAIANAENNEGLSADSLYVKNAIVDGGPMMKRYRPRARGMASPIQKKTSHVTIILSDNAKS, from the coding sequence ATGGAAGTGTCAGCAACAACTAAATACATCCGCATGTCGCCGACCAAGGCGCGTGATCTGGCAAATGAGATTAAAGGTCTCTCTGTAGCCGATGCACTGCGGATTACAGAATTCAATGCCCGTAAGGCAGCTGTTCAGATCGGAAAAACCCTGAAATCGGCCATTGCAAATGCCGAAAACAACGAAGGTCTTTCTGCCGACAGCCTGTATGTAAAGAACGCTATCGTGGATGGCGGACCGATGATGAAACGTTATCGTCCGCGTGCACGTGGCATGGCCAGTCCGATTCAGAAGAAGACGAGCCACGTAACCATTATTCTGAGCGACAACGCTAAGTCATAA
- a CDS encoding 50S ribosomal protein L14 translates to MIQENTRLTVADNSGARSVMCIRVLGTKSKVARVGDVIRVSVKEALPNGNMKKGDLCKAVVVRTKSTIRRPDGSCLRFDGNAAVIIDDNKNPRGTRIFGPVARELRDNDFMKVVSLAPEVL, encoded by the coding sequence ATGATTCAAGAGAATACACGTTTAACAGTTGCCGATAACTCCGGTGCGCGTTCTGTAATGTGCATCCGTGTTCTTGGTACAAAAAGTAAAGTCGCCCGTGTGGGTGATGTGATCCGCGTTAGTGTTAAAGAAGCGCTGCCGAATGGTAACATGAAGAAGGGAGACCTCTGTAAAGCAGTGGTTGTGCGTACAAAAAGCACGATCCGTCGTCCGGACGGTTCCTGTCTTCGTTTTGATGGAAATGCGGCTGTGATTATTGATGATAACAAAAACCCGCGCGGCACCCGTATCTTCGGACCGGTGGCCCGTGAGCTTCGCGACAACGATTTCATGAAAGTTGTATCGCTAGCTCCGGAAGTACTTTAA
- a CDS encoding 30S ribosomal protein S19, with protein sequence MSRSLKKGPYVDLKLIKKVRKMDDSGRKTPIKTWARASVIVPEMVGHTFNVHNGKVFVPVFVTENMVGHKLGEFSPTRAFKTHGMATEK encoded by the coding sequence ATGAGTCGTTCACTTAAAAAAGGTCCATATGTTGACCTTAAGTTGATCAAGAAGGTTCGTAAAATGGATGATTCCGGCCGTAAAACTCCGATCAAGACCTGGGCGCGCGCCTCGGTGATTGTTCCGGAAATGGTGGGTCATACTTTCAATGTTCACAACGGTAAAGTTTTCGTTCCGGTGTTTGTTACGGAGAATATGGTCGGGCACAAACTGGGTGAATTTTCACCTACCCGCGCTTTCAAAACTCACGGTATGGCGACGGAAAAATAG